A stretch of the Parabacteroides timonensis genome encodes the following:
- a CDS encoding lipopolysaccharide biosynthesis protein — protein MFIGNKLRKLRTNTVFKNGILFTMFSFLNSGINFLLLIILANFISPLEYGELNLFNTFVTLLSMLISLNTTGIISVEFFKTSKQQFRKILNGVLLLSTGTLCFFTFLLLIFSHFLKLAVGLSVEYQWLALLICYLQVFSSINLDIWRLEEKPVSYGLYSVSTVLLNFILTLVLVISFQQGWLGRLYAQVGVGIVFFFISIIFLIKRGYLKRIWPDKRSIKDALHFGLPLIPHSTSTWIRQGLDRYIINYFFVTSDVGLFSFAYNFANVIQIVGFAFNATNSVFIYKNLAQNNTDTRDRLWKQTKVMLIFFFLLAILICLGTSVFIPILVPNYAGSIPYLFPLCMAAMFQCIYYLFVNYLFYYKKTKGLMFITFFMSILHFLLSLLLTRYSIMYTAYITMVINFLIAFLVFLYSRRIYKLR, from the coding sequence ATGTTTATAGGAAACAAATTAAGAAAGCTACGTACGAATACCGTATTTAAAAATGGGATATTGTTTACAATGTTTTCATTTTTAAATAGTGGGATTAACTTTTTGCTTTTGATTATTCTTGCGAATTTTATTTCTCCGTTAGAATACGGTGAGCTTAATTTGTTTAATACATTCGTTACTCTTTTGAGTATGCTGATATCTTTAAATACTACCGGTATTATTTCTGTTGAATTTTTTAAAACATCTAAGCAGCAGTTTCGAAAAATACTCAATGGAGTGTTGTTATTATCAACAGGGACACTTTGTTTTTTTACTTTTTTGTTGTTGATTTTTTCTCATTTTCTGAAACTGGCGGTTGGACTTTCTGTCGAATATCAATGGTTGGCATTGCTGATTTGTTACTTGCAAGTGTTTTCCTCTATAAATCTGGATATATGGAGATTGGAAGAGAAACCTGTTTCTTACGGTTTGTATAGCGTTTCTACTGTTTTGTTGAATTTTATTTTGACACTTGTCTTAGTTATTTCATTTCAACAAGGTTGGTTAGGGCGTTTATATGCACAAGTTGGGGTTGGTATTGTCTTTTTCTTTATTAGTATTATCTTTTTAATAAAGAGAGGATATTTAAAAAGGATTTGGCCGGATAAGCGATCGATTAAAGATGCATTACATTTTGGCTTACCATTAATACCGCATAGTACATCCACCTGGATACGACAAGGACTTGACAGATATATTATCAATTATTTTTTCGTAACATCGGATGTCGGTTTGTTTAGTTTTGCTTACAATTTTGCGAATGTTATTCAAATTGTCGGTTTTGCATTTAATGCAACTAATTCTGTCTTTATCTATAAAAATCTGGCCCAGAATAATACTGATACACGAGATCGCTTATGGAAACAGACTAAAGTGATGTTGATTTTCTTTTTCTTATTAGCTATACTGATTTGTCTGGGAACTTCTGTTTTTATTCCGATATTGGTCCCTAACTATGCAGGTTCCATTCCTTATTTATTTCCTCTCTGTATGGCTGCTATGTTTCAGTGTATTTACTATTTATTTGTAAATTATCTTTTTTACTATAAGAAGACGAAAGGGTTAATGTTTATTACTTTCTTTATGTCAATTTTGCACTTTTTACTATCTTTGTTATTGACAAGATATTCGATAATGTATACAGCTTATATAACGATGGTTATTAACTTTTTAATAGCTTTTCTCGTTTTCTTATATAGCCGTAGAATTTATAAATTAAGATGA
- a CDS encoding nucleotidyltransferase family protein: MKEWLKYIINNTASIREALNALNKLSNDILTLFVVNEREEMIGTLTDGDIRRWLIDGGTLEGPVSEAMNRNFCFVKSGKIEVPSIKKFKELGITLVPLLTEDGKIDKIYNLKKNKSILPIDAVLMAGGKGERLRPLTEKTPKPLLFVGDKPIIDYNIDRLMNFGVDNISVTVNYLKEQIEAYFSNQRGIVKVKCIREPQYLGTIGSVKFVDTFTNDVILVMNSDLFTNIDYEDFFLHFMNNDADMSVAAVPYSVNIPYGVFELSGHDIIGIKEKPTINYYANAGIYLIKKNLLDLIPFGEFYNATDFIDLLIGKGYKVIRFPLTGYWIDIGQHEDLKKARELVKHL; encoded by the coding sequence ATGAAAGAGTGGTTAAAATATATAATAAACAATACTGCATCTATTCGTGAAGCTCTAAATGCATTAAATAAATTGTCAAATGATATTTTGACTTTGTTTGTTGTAAATGAAAGGGAAGAGATGATCGGAACTTTGACGGATGGAGATATACGTAGATGGTTAATTGATGGTGGTACTTTGGAAGGACCAGTCTCTGAGGCAATGAATCGTAATTTTTGTTTTGTTAAATCTGGGAAAATTGAGGTGCCATCTATAAAAAAGTTCAAAGAATTGGGAATAACTTTAGTGCCCTTATTAACAGAAGATGGCAAAATCGATAAAATATATAATCTGAAAAAGAATAAGTCAATACTGCCTATAGATGCAGTTTTGATGGCTGGAGGAAAAGGGGAAAGATTGCGTCCTTTGACGGAAAAAACTCCTAAACCTTTACTTTTTGTAGGAGATAAACCTATTATCGATTATAATATCGATCGTTTGATGAATTTTGGGGTGGATAATATATCTGTTACGGTTAATTATCTGAAAGAACAGATCGAAGCTTATTTTTCAAACCAAAGAGGTATTGTTAAAGTTAAATGTATCAGAGAACCTCAATATTTAGGAACGATCGGTTCTGTTAAATTTGTGGATACATTTACCAATGATGTGATTTTGGTTATGAATTCGGATTTGTTCACAAATATTGATTATGAAGACTTTTTTCTGCATTTTATGAATAATGATGCAGATATGTCTGTAGCAGCTGTACCATATTCGGTAAATATTCCTTATGGTGTTTTTGAATTATCAGGACATGATATAATCGGAATAAAGGAGAAACCAACGATTAATTATTATGCGAATGCAGGTATTTATCTGATAAAGAAAAACTTGCTGGACTTGATTCCTTTTGGTGAATTTTATAATGCGACGGACTTTATTGATTTATTGATTGGAAAAGGATATAAGGTAATACGATTTCCTCTAACTGGTTATTGGATCGATATAGGGCAGCATGAAGATTTGAAAAAAGCCAGAGAATTAGTAAAACATTTGTGA
- a CDS encoding glycosyltransferase family 4 protein has product MNKISENTTNRTIKIVYCIPDLFRPGGIERIISMKTNYLAEYNNGNSYDITIITTGQGKRPAYYEFSNKIKFIDLDINYDEIVSYSFLKRTLIRREKKKKHKTRLEKVLKDISADIVISTFTHDATFLPSIKDGSKKILEFHFSKGYKLQRSITENWSFIFRLAYGLRSFWEEYTIPKKYDAFVVLTKEDKAAWDVIRPDTIAIPNIIPLLSTDVSSKNNKIVIAVGRLDNQKGFDRLIDLWDLVKKDNPDWSLRIFGTGEDKEKLELQIQNKGLQNQIKIFPPEKNIAQRYLESSIFVMTSRFEGFPMVLLEAMSFGLPSVSYSFKCGPKDAIKDGINGFLVEEGDKVAFAEKINILMKDQALRKQMGNKAHEATQKYTYKIIMQKWIDLFQNVLIGK; this is encoded by the coding sequence ATGAATAAGATATCAGAAAACACAACAAACAGGACAATAAAAATAGTATATTGTATTCCAGATCTATTCAGACCGGGAGGAATAGAAAGAATCATTTCCATGAAAACGAACTATCTCGCTGAATATAACAATGGAAACAGTTATGATATCACTATAATAACAACAGGTCAGGGGAAACGTCCTGCATATTATGAATTCTCAAATAAAATAAAATTTATTGATCTCGATATTAATTATGACGAGATCGTATCTTATTCTTTTCTGAAACGGACTTTGATACGTAGAGAAAAAAAGAAAAAGCACAAAACCAGATTGGAAAAAGTACTGAAAGATATCTCTGCGGATATTGTAATTTCCACATTTACGCATGATGCGACTTTTCTTCCATCAATAAAAGACGGGAGTAAAAAGATTTTAGAATTTCATTTTTCCAAAGGATATAAACTACAAAGATCTATAACAGAAAATTGGTCTTTCATTTTCAGATTGGCATATGGACTTCGTAGTTTTTGGGAAGAATATACTATACCTAAGAAATACGATGCATTCGTTGTCTTAACAAAAGAAGATAAAGCTGCCTGGGATGTAATTCGTCCCGATACCATTGCAATTCCTAATATTATACCATTATTATCAACAGATGTGTCGTCAAAAAACAACAAAATTGTTATTGCGGTAGGGAGACTTGACAACCAAAAAGGATTCGACCGTTTAATTGATCTTTGGGATCTGGTAAAAAAAGACAACCCAGATTGGTCTCTTCGTATTTTCGGGACAGGAGAAGATAAAGAAAAATTAGAGTTACAAATACAGAATAAAGGACTACAAAACCAGATAAAGATTTTTCCTCCAGAAAAAAATATTGCTCAAAGGTATTTAGAATCATCCATATTCGTCATGACTTCCAGATTTGAAGGTTTTCCGATGGTTTTACTGGAAGCAATGAGTTTTGGGTTACCTAGCGTGTCATACTCATTCAAATGCGGCCCCAAAGATGCAATAAAAGATGGAATAAATGGTTTTCTCGTAGAAGAAGGCGATAAAGTTGCATTTGCAGAAAAAATAAATATCCTGATGAAGGATCAAGCTCTCCGTAAACAAATGGGAAATAAAGCACATGAAGCCACCCAAAAATATACTTACAAAATAATCATGCAAAAATGGATCGATCTATTTCAAAATGTCTTAATCGGTAAATAA
- a CDS encoding SDR family oxidoreductase has translation MILKDKIIIVTGGSGLIGREIVDDIKRKGGYAINADINVSTDLSNGTINVDVSDSASIRNAVEEIYTYFGHIDGLVNSAYPRTKDWGAFFEDINPVSWKQNVDMQMNSCFEFCQYVLKYMAKEKKGAIVNIASIYGIVGNDFTLYEEYGGTSPAAYSAIKGGIINFTRYLASYYGRKNIRVNCVSPGGIFDHQHESFLRRYNEKVPMGRMGNPDDIAPAVSFLLSDEAKYITGQNLAVDGGWTAI, from the coding sequence ATGATACTAAAAGATAAAATAATAATAGTTACAGGTGGTTCCGGACTGATTGGTCGGGAAATAGTTGACGATATCAAGAGAAAAGGCGGATATGCAATAAATGCAGATATTAATGTTTCGACTGATTTATCGAATGGGACGATAAATGTCGATGTCTCAGATAGCGCTTCTATTAGAAATGCTGTTGAAGAGATTTATACCTATTTTGGACATATTGATGGACTTGTAAATAGTGCTTATCCACGAACGAAAGATTGGGGTGCTTTTTTTGAAGATATTAACCCTGTCTCGTGGAAGCAAAATGTAGATATGCAAATGAATAGTTGCTTCGAGTTTTGCCAGTATGTTTTAAAATATATGGCGAAAGAGAAAAAGGGAGCTATTGTTAACATAGCTTCTATTTATGGTATTGTTGGAAATGATTTTACTCTATATGAAGAATATGGTGGGACATCTCCTGCTGCTTATTCGGCAATAAAAGGCGGAATTATTAATTTTACACGTTATTTGGCGTCTTATTATGGAAGAAAAAATATACGTGTTAACTGTGTTTCTCCTGGTGGAATTTTTGATCATCAGCATGAATCTTTCCTAAGGCGTTATAATGAAAAGGTACCGATGGGAAGAATGGGGAACCCCGATGATATAGCTCCTGCAGTTTCTTTTCTTCTCTCTGACGAAGCAAAGTATATAACCGGACAAAATCTGGCAGTTGACGGAGGGTGGACCGCTATATGA
- a CDS encoding acylneuraminate cytidylyltransferase family protein: protein MRKFLITICARGGSKGIPGKNIKALNGKPLIAYTIDVAKSFKDKLGSVDIALSTDSEEIRKVAENFGLSTDYIRPDFLAGDKVGKIDAIKDLLLYHEKKNSETYEYILDLDVTSPLRNVLDLCEAYKLLEQDPSAINLFSVSDANRSPYFNMVEQKSNGYFAQVKRPEGDVFTRQSAPLTYDLNASFYFYRRAFFDLGYKGAITDKSLIYRVPHICFDLDHPIDFEIISYLITNNKLDFDL from the coding sequence ATGAGAAAATTTTTAATAACAATATGTGCACGTGGGGGCTCTAAAGGAATTCCCGGTAAAAATATAAAAGCATTGAACGGAAAGCCTTTGATTGCTTATACAATAGATGTCGCTAAGTCGTTTAAGGATAAATTGGGTTCAGTAGATATCGCTTTGTCGACCGATTCTGAAGAAATTAGAAAAGTTGCAGAAAATTTTGGATTATCCACTGACTATATCCGGCCTGATTTTTTGGCAGGGGATAAAGTGGGTAAGATAGATGCAATAAAAGATTTATTATTATATCACGAGAAGAAGAATTCAGAGACGTACGAGTATATATTAGATTTAGATGTTACTTCTCCTTTGCGTAACGTTTTGGATTTATGTGAAGCTTATAAACTGTTGGAGCAAGATCCATCAGCTATCAATCTGTTTTCTGTCAGCGATGCAAATCGTAGTCCTTATTTTAATATGGTAGAACAAAAATCTAATGGTTATTTTGCCCAGGTAAAGAGACCTGAAGGAGATGTATTCACCCGTCAGTCAGCTCCGCTGACCTATGACCTGAATGCGTCGTTCTACTTTTACAGGAGAGCTTTTTTTGATTTGGGATATAAAGGGGCTATAACGGATAAATCATTGATATATAGAGTCCCACACATTTGCTTTGATTTGGATCATCCAATTGATTTTGAAATTATATCTTATTTGATTACAAACAATAAGCTTGATTTTGATTTATGA
- a CDS encoding Gfo/Idh/MocA family protein, whose protein sequence is MTVLIVGLGSIAKKHLSALRKLRPDMLVYALRSSSSSLSFDGVKDIYSWEELVDLNLDFVIISNPTSEHKWAIERLLDLQIPLFIEKPLYHSLAIEDLVHKVERSGQLTYVACNLRFLDCLKFVKEVLSEKKKCLNEVNVYCGSFLPDWRAGVDYRKNYSAISSMGGGVHLDLIHELDYLYWFFNMPRNVHSIFSSRSTLCIDAYDYANYCLEYDSFCANVVLNYYRKDTKRTLELVFEDETWSVDLLTNKIICGDNVVFSSDQVIGDTYLAQMDYVLQLIEERKTVSQNTICDAFNVLKICLTDDTKR, encoded by the coding sequence ATGACTGTTTTAATTGTAGGTTTAGGATCTATTGCAAAAAAGCATCTATCTGCTTTAAGAAAATTAAGGCCGGATATGCTTGTCTATGCTTTGCGTTCTTCATCTTCTTCTTTGTCTTTTGATGGCGTTAAGGATATATATTCCTGGGAAGAATTAGTAGATTTGAATCTTGATTTTGTAATAATATCTAATCCTACATCAGAACATAAATGGGCGATAGAGAGATTGTTGGATTTACAAATACCTTTGTTCATCGAAAAGCCGTTATATCATTCTCTTGCTATTGAAGATTTAGTACATAAAGTAGAAAGATCCGGACAATTGACTTATGTAGCATGTAATTTGCGTTTTCTGGATTGTTTGAAGTTTGTTAAAGAGGTGTTATCTGAAAAAAAGAAATGCCTTAATGAGGTGAATGTTTATTGCGGATCTTTTTTGCCCGATTGGCGTGCGGGAGTAGATTACCGAAAAAATTATAGTGCAATATCCTCTATGGGGGGAGGTGTTCATCTTGATTTAATTCATGAATTGGATTATTTATATTGGTTTTTCAATATGCCTCGAAATGTTCATTCGATTTTTTCCAGTCGTTCTACATTATGTATAGATGCCTATGACTATGCAAATTATTGTTTGGAATATGATTCTTTTTGTGCAAATGTTGTTTTAAATTATTACAGGAAAGATACAAAGCGTACATTAGAATTGGTGTTTGAAGATGAAACATGGTCGGTTGATTTGCTCACAAATAAAATAATATGTGGCGATAATGTTGTATTTTCATCGGATCAGGTTATTGGAGATACTTATTTGGCACAGATGGACTATGTTTTGCAATTGATTGAAGAAAGAAAAACAGTCTCTCAAAATACTATATGCGATGCTTTTAATGTTTTAAAAATTTGTTTGACAGATGATACTAAAAGATAA